From the Micromonospora echinofusca genome, the window CCTCGCCGATCATGACGGCGATGGAGCAGGGCACCGTCGGCCGGTTCGAGGAGCTGACCCGTTCCACGAGCGACGTGCAGGACGCGTTGATCTCGATCCTGTCGGAGAAGTACGTCTCCATCCCGGAGCTGGACCACGACAACATCGTCTTCGCCAAGCCCGGTTTCTCGATCATCGCCACCGCGAACAGTCGGGACCGGGGCGTGAACGACCTGTCCTCGGCGCTCAAGCGGCGGTTCAACTTCGTCCGGATCCCGGTGGTGACCAACAAGCGCAGCGAGGCCGAGATCGTCCGCTTCCGCACCGAGGAGCTGCTGCGCCGCCACCAGATCACCCTGGACGTGCCGCCGACCCTGCTGGACATCCTGCTCCAGAGCTTCGCCGACCTGCGCGCCGCCGCCTCCTCGGCGACCAGCGACGACGAGAAGCTGGAGTCGGCGCTGTCCACCGCCGAGCAGATCGGTGTCCTGGAGGACGCCATCCTGCACAGTCAGTTCTTCGGCGACCGCACCCTGCGCGCCGCGACGCTGGCCGGCTCGCTGGTGGGTTCGCTGGCCCGCCGCAGCCCGGAGGACCTGGC encodes:
- a CDS encoding ATP-binding protein, whose amino-acid sequence is MSEMLRAPAEVKYAEELDFLESVDTDPKPFSWRLSPRMVRLFVLGSERADGLDREIPQKWFGDRTFVERSIVTLASDRGLLLIGDPGTGKSWLAELLAAAVCRNSTLVVQGTAGTTEDHIKYSWNVSMVIARGQSRESMIPSPIMTAMEQGTVGRFEELTRSTSDVQDALISILSEKYVSIPELDHDNIVFAKPGFSIIATANSRDRGVNDLSSALKRRFNFVRIPVVTNKRSEAEIVRFRTEELLRRHQITLDVPPTLLDILLQSFADLRAAASSATSDDEKLESALSTAEQIGVLEDAILHSQFFGDRTLRAATLAGSLVGSLARRSPEDLAILNKYLHGVVEPRAKQDGGGWEGFLDGGRQAIAALS